A single Crateriforma conspicua DNA region contains:
- a CDS encoding DoxX family protein: MERWHQQGCESPHWSAFPPDLGIPGDAMAIASDRTAPPCCPSAAEHETNSGALPDRHAPSRTAAAPPNCSAAQRWIFTALGLMVGWHLAYEGIAKWLTPGWTSAGYLETASGPMAEMWQRLARSSDWVAWIDGLNIAALVLIGLCLMTGFAQRLAATVGMVLLLTYYSVRPPWTATDVGFASEGHYLLINKTLVEAMVLGLIAATPTSWTFSIWRLVRQSFAKYAAGVSVPASVNHDAPADSPQRRTIVKNLISIPVIGTMAFAIAKQHGWQSHEEDDLRRHVDGNSEPTVKVTQAADLSQLKRPIPAGKIGDIEIGRIICGGNLISGFAHSRDLIYVSQFLKNYFTSNKVLDTFWLCEQCGINTTAVSARPEPVALLQDYWKRGGTMKWIAPVYPQDDDYRSNIDFAIDNGASAAMIMGNVGDRWARAGKYDLMAKTIDYIKSRGVPAGLAGHELATVQDAEQHRCGADFYMKTLHCRDYWSWKPEQKKDKLIIDNYSVDNYWERTPEETIQYMESIDKPWIAFKTLAAGAVHPKKGFRYAFENGADFICVGMFDYQIIEDANILTAVLDDPKLNRRRRWIA, from the coding sequence ATGGAACGTTGGCATCAACAGGGCTGCGAAAGCCCACACTGGTCGGCGTTCCCGCCCGACCTCGGTATCCCAGGTGATGCGATGGCAATCGCTTCTGATCGAACCGCCCCGCCCTGCTGTCCGTCAGCCGCCGAACACGAGACGAATTCTGGCGCCCTGCCGGATCGACACGCGCCCAGCCGAACCGCGGCCGCACCACCCAATTGTTCGGCCGCTCAGCGTTGGATTTTCACGGCGCTCGGATTGATGGTCGGTTGGCACTTGGCCTATGAAGGCATTGCCAAATGGTTGACGCCGGGATGGACATCGGCCGGCTATCTGGAAACGGCTTCGGGACCGATGGCAGAGATGTGGCAGCGTTTGGCCCGGTCGTCCGATTGGGTCGCCTGGATCGATGGCTTGAACATCGCCGCATTGGTATTGATCGGACTGTGTTTAATGACCGGGTTCGCCCAGCGTTTGGCGGCGACCGTTGGCATGGTTTTGTTGTTGACGTATTACTCTGTCCGTCCACCGTGGACCGCGACCGACGTCGGGTTTGCATCCGAAGGCCACTATTTGTTGATCAACAAAACCTTGGTTGAAGCGATGGTGTTGGGGCTGATCGCGGCGACGCCCACCTCGTGGACCTTTTCCATCTGGCGACTGGTGCGACAGTCGTTTGCGAAATACGCGGCCGGTGTCAGTGTTCCAGCCAGTGTTAATCATGATGCGCCCGCCGATTCGCCACAGCGGCGAACCATTGTCAAAAATCTGATATCGATTCCCGTGATCGGCACGATGGCGTTTGCAATTGCCAAACAGCACGGATGGCAAAGTCACGAAGAAGACGATTTGCGTCGACACGTCGATGGCAACAGTGAACCAACCGTGAAGGTGACTCAGGCGGCCGATCTGAGCCAGCTGAAAAGGCCCATCCCTGCCGGCAAGATCGGTGACATCGAAATCGGACGTATTATCTGCGGAGGCAACTTGATCAGCGGGTTCGCTCACAGTCGGGATCTGATCTATGTGTCGCAGTTTTTGAAGAATTACTTCACGTCCAACAAGGTTCTGGACACGTTCTGGTTGTGTGAACAATGCGGTATCAACACCACCGCGGTCAGCGCTCGGCCCGAACCGGTCGCCTTGCTTCAGGATTACTGGAAACGTGGCGGGACGATGAAATGGATCGCGCCGGTGTATCCGCAGGATGATGATTATCGCAGCAACATTGATTTCGCCATCGACAACGGTGCTTCGGCCGCCATGATCATGGGAAACGTGGGCGACCGCTGGGCACGTGCCGGCAAGTACGACTTGATGGCCAAGACGATCGACTACATCAAAAGTCGTGGGGTACCGGCGGGTTTGGCCGGGCATGAATTGGCAACCGTTCAGGACGCCGAACAGCATCGATGTGGCGCCGATTTTTATATGAAGACGCTGCACTGCCGCGATTATTGGTCGTGGAAGCCGGAACAGAAGAAAGACAAGTTGATCATCGACAATTACTCCGTCGACAACTACTGGGAACGCACGCCCGAAGAAACGATTCAGTACATGGAGAGCATCGACAAGCCATGGATCGCCTTCAAGACGTTGGCTGCGGGTGCGGTGCATCCAAAGAAAGGGTTCCGATACGCGTTTGAAAACGGCGCCGACTTCATCTGCGTGGGCATGTTCGATTACCAAATCATCGAAGACGCCAACATCCTGACCGCCGTCTTGGACGATCCGAAATTGAATCGTCGTCGTCGTTGGATCGCGTGA
- a CDS encoding protein kinase domain-containing protein has translation MTKTADSTRLIAPGYEPFSGYVLEEKIGEGGFGEVWRADAPGGIKKAVKFVFGATDENRGSRELKSLERIKGVHHPFLLTLDRFGIVNDQLVIVTELADGSLEEVFKRHCDRGSCGIPRKALLAYLHDAADALDYLHSKYQLQHLDIKPGNLLLVGGHVKVADFGLLKDLREADCSIVGGLTPTYAPPEVFDGRPSLHSDQYSLGVMYQELLTGSRPFNGRTIAQLATQHVHGSPNLNALPACDQPIVARALEKDPTRRFESCADFVDALRHVQSRAATASGMPAKASSAQTDPLSFGQNQPASVQDLPQLDSKVRSISGRITSHTLVVALGGTGASCLHDLRSRIAKLYSASPMDLHSVLIDTDAATIQATKLAEISDLIPQCHLVHTPLKSAMDYRREQHQRFGSISRRWIYNVPRNGRTEGMRPLGRLALVDHGETIRRTLVEAIDHLAAVCGERIPMVYVIGSVSGGTGGGMYLDVVHLLRNLLDQAGLENSKIVSLLSAAAMRGNPANPLLLHDTQATLQEMQHFMKPGNSYPGDAGAGFESLPAARSPLSDAYVITGPADEAEGIDPRETIVNYLWAAANGAHDLLEAARRGTEDATAGMPATHLRSVGAVRLGTVRALEEKLLAPALIRHLLLSWLGRPGEAKQLAKPVIDRLIKRSEMTREAIRNAMLGMYRADDDSRREWLMSLIRRLPEEALQSDQAIRNFLEPSISDATIPNAVSRLVASYVVAISREFMVRLHDRRLDITSAIEVTARLIDRCNELAQTESTNDSMLKAADAIDGGLSGNDPITERVNMACEIGRHVMSMKAESLTNQFFVELASQLQTMRNRLDGRAVLIAEGIQATSTDGKADANAWSEMPRELQVRFEPLLAELHESMVDQTLLAMLRSNQPGMNADTLVSTLSDAALPLVKNAVDATESAAEEQTLSPELSTTTPATLALSRTSSLQDQDVTSDSDLVSPTLTASFTAQQSNVSKDAQVRPETMVAKVRPGLLDCGGMQRLMLLVGSDAELQQLENRVKQAHEGSLTSVIILGITPMLIHEAQQVPMQRVLERLEVATGDPSVSNRLRSRADVDWSN, from the coding sequence ATGACCAAGACTGCAGATTCCACTCGTTTGATCGCTCCCGGATACGAGCCGTTTTCGGGCTACGTCCTGGAAGAGAAGATCGGCGAAGGCGGCTTCGGCGAAGTCTGGCGTGCCGATGCGCCTGGGGGAATCAAGAAGGCCGTCAAGTTTGTGTTCGGTGCCACGGACGAAAACCGTGGTTCACGCGAACTGAAGTCGTTGGAACGAATCAAAGGCGTCCATCATCCGTTCCTGTTGACGCTGGACCGGTTCGGCATTGTCAACGATCAATTGGTCATTGTGACGGAACTGGCCGATGGATCCTTGGAAGAAGTGTTCAAGCGGCACTGTGATCGGGGATCCTGTGGGATTCCGCGGAAAGCACTGTTGGCCTATTTGCACGATGCGGCCGATGCGCTGGATTACCTGCACAGCAAGTACCAACTGCAACACTTGGACATCAAACCGGGCAACCTGCTGTTGGTCGGCGGTCACGTCAAAGTCGCCGACTTTGGATTGTTGAAAGACTTGCGAGAGGCGGATTGCAGCATCGTGGGCGGTCTGACGCCGACGTACGCGCCGCCGGAGGTGTTTGACGGCCGCCCCAGCCTGCACAGCGATCAATACAGTCTTGGGGTGATGTATCAAGAATTGTTGACCGGGTCGCGGCCGTTCAATGGACGGACGATCGCACAGCTGGCAACGCAGCACGTGCATGGTTCGCCAAACCTGAATGCCTTGCCGGCCTGTGATCAACCGATCGTGGCCCGGGCTTTGGAAAAGGATCCCACGCGACGTTTCGAATCGTGTGCCGATTTCGTCGATGCGCTACGCCACGTGCAAAGTCGTGCGGCGACAGCGAGCGGCATGCCCGCGAAAGCAAGTTCGGCCCAAACCGATCCGTTGTCCTTCGGGCAAAATCAACCGGCTAGCGTTCAAGATTTGCCGCAATTGGATTCCAAGGTTCGGTCGATCTCCGGTCGAATCACCAGCCATACGTTGGTCGTTGCGCTGGGAGGCACCGGAGCAAGCTGTCTGCATGATTTGCGGTCGCGTATTGCCAAACTATATTCCGCCAGCCCGATGGATTTGCATTCGGTATTGATCGATACCGATGCCGCGACGATCCAAGCCACGAAGTTGGCGGAGATTTCCGATCTGATTCCGCAATGCCATCTGGTGCACACACCGTTGAAGTCCGCGATGGACTATCGGCGCGAACAGCACCAACGATTTGGTTCCATTTCGCGGCGCTGGATTTACAACGTTCCCCGAAACGGACGAACCGAAGGCATGCGTCCGTTGGGGCGTCTGGCGCTGGTCGATCACGGCGAAACGATTCGTCGGACATTGGTCGAAGCGATCGATCACTTGGCCGCGGTCTGTGGCGAGCGCATTCCGATGGTCTACGTGATTGGATCGGTGTCCGGTGGGACCGGAGGCGGCATGTACTTGGATGTGGTTCATCTGCTGCGCAATCTGCTGGATCAAGCCGGTTTGGAAAACAGCAAAATTGTTTCCTTGCTGTCGGCCGCAGCGATGCGCGGTAACCCCGCCAATCCGTTGCTGCTGCATGACACCCAGGCGACGTTGCAAGAAATGCAACACTTCATGAAGCCGGGCAACAGCTATCCCGGTGATGCGGGGGCGGGATTCGAAAGCCTGCCGGCCGCTCGATCACCGCTAAGCGACGCTTATGTCATCACCGGACCGGCGGACGAAGCGGAAGGGATCGATCCTCGTGAAACGATCGTCAACTACCTTTGGGCCGCTGCCAACGGCGCGCACGATTTGTTGGAAGCCGCCCGCCGGGGAACCGAAGACGCCACTGCGGGGATGCCCGCGACACATCTTCGATCAGTCGGCGCGGTCCGACTGGGGACGGTGCGGGCATTGGAGGAAAAGTTGCTTGCGCCCGCTTTGATTCGGCACTTGCTGTTGTCATGGCTGGGGCGACCCGGTGAAGCAAAGCAACTTGCAAAGCCGGTGATCGACCGATTGATCAAACGAAGCGAGATGACACGCGAAGCGATCCGCAATGCCATGCTGGGCATGTATCGCGCCGATGATGATTCGCGCCGGGAATGGCTGATGAGCTTGATTCGCCGGTTGCCAGAGGAAGCATTGCAGTCGGACCAAGCTATCAGAAACTTTTTGGAACCCAGCATTTCCGATGCGACGATTCCCAACGCGGTGTCTCGGTTGGTCGCCAGCTATGTCGTTGCGATCTCTCGTGAGTTCATGGTCCGATTGCACGACCGACGACTGGACATCACTTCGGCGATCGAAGTCACCGCCCGATTGATCGACCGGTGCAATGAGTTGGCCCAAACGGAATCGACCAATGATTCGATGCTGAAGGCCGCTGATGCGATCGATGGCGGTCTGTCCGGAAACGACCCGATCACCGAACGGGTGAACATGGCTTGCGAAATCGGTCGCCATGTCATGTCCATGAAAGCGGAATCGTTGACCAACCAGTTCTTCGTCGAACTGGCAAGCCAATTGCAGACGATGCGGAACAGGCTGGATGGCCGCGCGGTGTTGATCGCCGAAGGAATCCAAGCCACATCGACCGACGGAAAAGCCGACGCGAACGCCTGGTCGGAAATGCCGCGTGAACTGCAGGTGCGATTCGAGCCGCTGTTGGCGGAACTGCACGAGTCGATGGTCGACCAAACGTTGTTGGCAATGCTGCGATCAAACCAACCCGGAATGAATGCCGATACGTTGGTGTCTACACTTTCCGATGCCGCATTGCCCTTGGTCAAAAATGCGGTGGATGCCACCGAATCGGCTGCGGAAGAACAGACGCTGTCACCGGAGTTAAGCACAACCACGCCGGCAACGTTGGCTTTGTCACGAACGAGTTCTTTGCAAGATCAGGACGTGACCAGCGATTCGGATCTGGTGTCGCCGACGCTGACCGCCAGCTTTACCGCGCAGCAGTCGAATGTTTCCAAGGACGCGCAGGTTCGACCCGAGACGATGGTGGCAAAGGTCCGGCCCGGCTTGTTGGATTGTGGCGGGATGCAACGGCTGATGCTGTTGGTCGGCAGCGATGCGGAACTCCAACAACTTGAGAATCGCGTCAAGCAGGCTCACGAAGGCAGTCTGACGTCGGTGATCATTCTCGGCATCACGCCGATGTTGATTCACGAAGCGCAGCAGGTTCCGATGCAACGTGTCTTGGAACGTCTGGAAGTCGCCACGGGCGACCCGAGCGTCAGTAATCGCTTGCGAAGCCGCGCCGACGTGGACTGGAGCAACTGA
- a CDS encoding ATP-binding protein, whose product MLGSLLCDDTFWPAEPTSLAETGLSESFIEALALKTINVAGTVSGRNTAERMGLPFRIVEPLMDLLRTRKLVAHVRPAPFNDYYYSLTEQGQKQTQAHLQHCSYVGPAPVPLQDYCLSVEAQAAGLDPIDRDQLAAAMADISYQNSLLDQLGPAVNSNTGLFLYGPPGNGKTTIARSLTGCLGQEIWIPHAILDDGNLIKLQDDAFHREAPVPEGNGQILKADEWDRRWMRIQRPTVVVGGELVMDNLEVRHDPRSNICEAPLQMKSNCGCLLIDDFGRQRIAPEELLNRWIVPLENKCDYLTLPTGKKIQIPFEQLIIFSTNINPDDLVDEAFLRRVPYKIFVDNPSPQELRILMKTVASRLGFPETPEAAEYLLEYYKRSSRPLRRCHPRDLLTQVANFCRYRKIPLTLRPEYLDQACKSYFSEL is encoded by the coding sequence ATGCTGGGCAGTCTGCTCTGCGACGACACCTTTTGGCCCGCCGAACCGACCAGCCTGGCCGAAACCGGGTTGTCCGAAAGCTTTATCGAAGCGCTTGCGCTGAAAACGATCAACGTCGCCGGTACGGTCAGCGGTCGAAATACGGCCGAACGTATGGGATTGCCGTTTCGCATTGTCGAACCGCTGATGGATCTGTTGCGAACTCGCAAGCTGGTGGCGCACGTCCGACCGGCACCATTTAATGACTACTACTACTCGCTGACCGAACAGGGCCAAAAGCAAACGCAGGCTCATCTGCAGCACTGCAGCTATGTCGGCCCGGCGCCGGTGCCGCTGCAGGATTACTGTCTTAGTGTGGAAGCCCAGGCGGCCGGATTGGATCCAATCGATCGCGATCAATTGGCCGCCGCGATGGCGGACATTTCTTACCAAAACAGTTTGTTGGATCAGTTGGGTCCGGCGGTCAACAGCAACACCGGTCTGTTCTTGTATGGACCTCCCGGCAACGGGAAAACGACGATTGCACGGTCGTTGACCGGATGTCTTGGGCAAGAGATCTGGATCCCCCATGCGATCCTGGATGACGGCAACCTGATCAAACTGCAAGACGACGCTTTCCATCGCGAAGCCCCCGTACCCGAAGGCAACGGGCAGATTTTAAAGGCGGACGAATGGGACCGGCGTTGGATGCGAATCCAGCGGCCGACCGTTGTGGTCGGCGGTGAATTGGTGATGGACAACCTGGAAGTCCGGCATGATCCCCGTTCGAACATTTGCGAAGCGCCGCTGCAGATGAAAAGCAACTGTGGGTGTCTGTTGATCGACGACTTTGGACGACAACGGATTGCACCGGAGGAATTATTGAATCGCTGGATCGTTCCGCTGGAAAACAAGTGTGACTACTTGACCCTGCCGACGGGAAAGAAGATTCAAATCCCGTTCGAACAGCTGATCATCTTTTCGACCAACATCAATCCCGACGATCTGGTCGACGAAGCATTCTTGCGTCGCGTTCCTTACAAGATTTTTGTGGACAACCCGTCGCCGCAAGAACTGCGGATCTTGATGAAAACCGTCGCCTCACGGTTGGGCTTCCCCGAAACTCCGGAAGCCGCCGAGTATTTGCTGGAATACTACAAACGCAGCAGCCGGCCGCTGCGTCGATGTCACCCCCGCGATTTGTTGACACAAGTCGCCAATTTCTGTCGTTATCGAAAGATTCCGCTGACGCTGCGTCCGGAATACTTGGACCAGGCCTGCAAGAGCTACTTCAGCGAACTGTAG
- a CDS encoding EAL domain-containing protein encodes MSSVHNAAFDRLCQSTACIDDVWFLCGPTSVGDSVRHIAIDDDPFVIGRKAGTALRLQFRTVSGNHASLSVVDGRLMVRDLGSTNGTYLNGKRLESGLETQLKDEDLVHFAEAPFRIRRQSPTGVTAGTISENVCDQALALVQFDRLMSQRLVRPHFQPIVKLQEDDQVGFEVLGRGSVFGLESVGAMFRAAEQLNLEVELSRLLRWEGLRIGRDIPDDPTLYVNTHPKELDNIEALIASLPAVREMAGDMNLVLEIHEAAVTNPAAMQHLHATMKDLGIQLAYDDFGAGQARLAELIEARPEVVKFDISLIRGIDSADDNRFKMLQSLVTMVQDLDIRALAEGIETPEEAQACREIGFELAQGYHFGRPSPA; translated from the coding sequence ATGTCATCCGTTCACAATGCCGCGTTTGATCGACTGTGCCAAAGCACAGCTTGCATCGACGACGTCTGGTTCCTTTGCGGACCCACCAGCGTCGGCGATTCAGTCCGTCATATCGCGATCGACGACGATCCGTTTGTGATCGGCCGAAAGGCCGGCACCGCGCTTCGTCTGCAATTTCGGACGGTCAGCGGAAACCACGCATCGCTGTCGGTGGTCGATGGGCGTTTGATGGTTCGGGATCTGGGCAGCACCAACGGAACCTATCTGAACGGCAAACGGCTGGAATCCGGATTGGAAACCCAGCTGAAAGACGAAGACCTGGTTCACTTTGCCGAAGCGCCATTTCGCATTCGGCGTCAGTCACCGACCGGTGTGACCGCCGGAACAATCAGTGAAAACGTTTGCGACCAAGCTCTGGCCTTGGTGCAGTTTGATCGGCTGATGAGTCAGCGTTTGGTTCGTCCGCATTTTCAACCGATCGTCAAACTGCAGGAAGACGACCAGGTCGGTTTCGAAGTCCTGGGACGCGGCAGCGTGTTTGGATTGGAATCGGTCGGCGCGATGTTCCGCGCGGCGGAGCAATTGAATCTGGAAGTGGAACTGAGCCGTTTGCTTCGCTGGGAAGGGCTGCGAATCGGACGCGACATTCCCGACGATCCAACGCTGTACGTCAACACGCACCCGAAAGAACTGGACAACATCGAAGCACTGATCGCTTCGCTGCCCGCGGTTCGTGAAATGGCGGGCGACATGAACCTGGTGCTTGAGATTCACGAAGCGGCGGTCACCAATCCCGCGGCCATGCAACACTTGCATGCCACCATGAAGGACTTGGGAATCCAATTGGCCTATGACGACTTCGGCGCAGGTCAGGCCAGACTGGCGGAACTGATCGAAGCACGTCCGGAAGTGGTGAAGTTCGACATCTCGCTGATCCGCGGCATCGATTCGGCGGACGATAACCGATTCAAGATGCTGCAGTCGCTGGTCACCATGGTCCAAGACCTGGACATTCGCGCCCTGGCCGAAGGCATTGAAACGCCTGAGGAAGCCCAGGCGTGTCGCGAGATCGGGTTTGAATTGGCCCAAGGCTATCACTTTGGCCGACCATCGCCCGCCTAA